In Panicum virgatum strain AP13 chromosome 5K, P.virgatum_v5, whole genome shotgun sequence, the genomic window AAGGTAACGATGTTGAACCGGTCGCCCATGGCCTTGATGGTGAGGATGTCGTCGTTGTTGGCGCGGCGGAAGGCCTTGGCCATGTCGACGAGGCTCAGGCCCCCGGAGACGGCGCGGTCGCAGCGGTAGTAATCGAAGGCCTcgaaggggaggaggagcgcgacGAGCGCGAAGCCGCTGCTGTCCACGGCCTGGACATCGAGGCCTTTATCGGAGAAGACGAAGTAGGCCTTACTGAACCGGTCGCTGATCGCCTCCAAGAGATCCTTGAAGAAGGTCGCCTTGTCCAGCCGCATCTCAAAAAAGGTGGGGAATTTGGTGGCGGCGACGGACATGGTGGCGGCGCTACCCTCTTggagggcccggcggcggcgtagggGAAGAAGGGAAGGAGAAGACAGGGAAACCCTAGCTAGGATCTGGGCGGATGTGAGGAGGGGTTTGGGAGGGGAGAGCGGCGGAGGGGAATGGAGGAAGGTGAAAGGGAGACTAATAGCTCTTGgacggcccggcggcggcggagctaggGTCTGACCGGGTGGAGCTTGAAGGTGAACCCGCCGCTGGAGGTAGACCTGGCTACCCGACCCGacggacccgacccaacccgcccgaaaatagcccgacccgacccgacccgaagagtttgatgggcgggctcgggtaaaaaattttgacccggtatgactgacgggccgggcacgggctaaaatttttgacccgaaacccgaaaaaacccgaagaaacccgacattttacataggcccggcccgacccgacctgaacccgacccgacccgactggctgtcgggtcgggtgcgggctcaattttacggcccggccaccgggtcgggtcgggcacgggccgctagaaaaaacaccgggctttttttggcccgacccgaacccgacccggcccggaggatgcccaggtctagctggaggaggcggcggcggtcgaacgggcggcccggcccggcacgggccCGGCTAAGCACGGCCCGTTTAAGCCCGACCCACTTAAGCACGAAAATATTAACGGGCCGTGCCGTGTCTGCCCATGGGCTGAAgtgccggcccaggcacggcccgaaatTGATTTaatcgggccgggccggcccgttTGGCCCGGCGGCCCGAAAATGTTTAAATAGGGTTTGATAATAGATAACATAGTATTTAAACGGGCTTATCGTGCTACCCATCGGGCCGATCGAGCCGCCCTttttcgggccgtgcctggaCGCGTCCATGGGCCGGGATtgaggcccaggcacggcccggctaTCGTGCCCATGACGGCCCGAGCCCAATAATATTCGGGCCCGTGCCGTGCTCGGGTCAGGCTAATATGGGCCGGGCTTCGGACCCCATGGGTATCGAGCCAAATGGCCATCTATAATAGGGAGCCGTCTGGGGGGGTGCGGGGGGGGGATTGGTCGCTCTGACAGCCTCTATTATCTACTCTACCGTACCTCTATCTGCCTATTTTCAAAGTGCGGAATTTATCAGTTGATTTTTGTTCATCAAAACTGCATCGAATTGGAAAACGTGGAGAACCAGCACCTGATCGAGATGCAAAACCGGAGGAAAACCGTACCAATGGACGACTCTCAACGGGGTTTCAATAAGAAATTTGATGGGCATTAAATTAAATGTTACACTATCTTAGTAAATTTGCGGATACAGTAGGATAATTATGGGGAGGTGATCGAGTTTTATAAGATAAAAAATGAGCACCATGACAGTTCTCTAGTTCGGTTACCAAGTTCTTCGTCTCAATACTATGCAACGGAAccatgcaccgagtttcaaagttctagaacccccccccccccccccccaaaaaaaaaaccctgaagTCCTAACATCCTCGGACCTGAATCTCGGTTGCGCGCTCTGGAGTGGGGTCCCCGCGGTGCTCTATGCAGCTTCCGAAAGGTCCTACCCCCCAAGAGCTGCTATTTGGATCTATTTTGGATGGGCGCACCGATTCTCTCTTTTGGAAAAATGTCCTACCCTGTCTTGTAGCGCGAGGTCGCGGAGACCCTGCCTGCGTGCCTGCCGCTGCGTATCGACGAGGGTATCTTTGGTCTAGGTCCTGCAGATTCACTCCTTTGCTGCCAGCCGGAGCAGGCGCCCGAGCTATGTGTTGAcacaaatctcggtcaacacacgaacacactagatcgtgcggcgTGAGAAAGAGCTCAATACAGCTCTCcttgcgtggagcggtcagaccggtctaaaggaccggttagaccggtcgccggtgagaatcggcgacggTCGACGAACGCGAATCCGGGAGGGACCCTATCAGGGTAtgtgcacgtagggttgttttaggatcggcaggccacctagaacgccttcaaacgtcgtggagacgaaggaagaacaacaaagagggttggaaaagctagggtttggagaagaggataaaaagtaaagtttgtattgattttgttcgatgTGTCGAACGTCTTGAACCTGTCCTGGACGCTCCGCCGCCCGACGAcgctcgtcggcgccggcgccggcgccgacgagcaTCAGGTTCGTCTTGGCGCGCCCGATCTTGACGTTCTCGCTGTACTCGCCGGCCTTGACGTAGATCACGACGCGGCGGCTGCTGTACTACGGCGCCGCCTCCACGGCGTCGCTGATGCTCAGGTGCGTCCCGCTGCCGTCCTGGTCCACAACCATGTCGGGCACCATGTCGCCGGCCGCGTCCAACAGGAGGCGGCGGTCGCTGTCTTTCACCCACCTTGGTGGGACGAAGCCGACGTCTTCGTCTTCATTATTGCTGGTGGCTTGAAGAAGACTTCGGCGGTTGACGCCGGATATGCCGCCGCCCAGCTCGCCCAGCTCCTTGAAGATGGCGAGGCTGTTGCTGAGGTGCTCGCCGAGGTTGGGGAGGAACTCAAGCAGGTCGGTcccgacgtcgtcgtcggcgccgaCCTGTTGAAGGAGGTCGTGGCACGTGTAGTAGTACGTGAGCGCCGCGCTGAGCCAGGTCATGACGTCGTTGTCGGtgtgcacagcagcagcagcagcgtcagtCGAGTTCGCAGGCGACGACGCCGCGACGGCGCGGACCGACCGCTCCAGGAGCTCGCCAGCGACGTCGAGCAGCTCCAggcagtcggcggcggccggcgcgcccaCGGCGAGCGCCGAGACGTTGGATAGCGCGTCGGCCACGCGCCGGCGCGTGGCGTCGAGCGACATGGGCACGAGGTCGGCGGCGTGGAGCTTCGTGAGCTCGCTGGCGCACAACGCCGGGTACCGCGTCACACCGCACGCGCGCGTGATGGCGGCCTCGGTCGGCCCCCTGCCCGCGGAGGGGCGACCGGGCGATCACCCGGCGCATGCCTCGGCCTCCGCACGGCGAAGATGGCGAGCGACACGGCGAGGCCGACGGCGACATCCACGCTGACGACGGAGGAGAGGATGAGCAGGTGGCGGCAGCGGTTGCTCTGGGCGGCGCATCCGCGCTGAGACCGTGTCGGCTCCGGAGAGCCGAGCTTGATGGTGCATGCAATGAGATGGAGTTTGCTCGATGGTGACGATCAGATTGATTGATGGATTGATTTTTTTATAGAAGGAGGAGGGATGACACGCACGGAATACTGTATGTTGACATGTTGTGGTGGGATGGAATTTGCTGATTGACTGACTGACTGACTGTATAGTATCTTTTTGTACGATTTGGTCTCATCTCAAGCAGGAAGCCTTTAAAACAAGGGTATCGATCGGACGATCACAATGCGGCGtagatttttttgaaagaaccAGGAGCACTGAGGAGTCATGTAAGATTTTTGGGCGCTCACGCTGACCGGACTCAACGCAGCCGAGGCTGCCCGAGTAGTCTCAGAACGCGCCATACTGACGACGCACACcaccacacgcacacacactcaGCACACACGCACACAACCCCGGTACCCAGGGTAAGAACCGCGGAATCAATTCCTAGGAATTGAacccgcgccggccggccgcacaCCTGTGGTGCTGACCACCCGAGCTACGCTCGGTTCTCACAAAGATTTTTTCATACCAAAAGAAAAAACTAAGACGTGATCTGCGCGTGCTAGtgcattcgtgtgttgaccggATTTGGGTCAACAAATACATACGATGCTGAGAAGGAAGGAAGGGTAGGCAGTAATGTGGTTATCGCATTACATATGTGGACGTAGTGGTGGATGGTGCATGCATTGCCAAAATGATGGATCGGATCGGAGGCAGCGAGCTGCAGGCCATGTACCCACTCGCGCACTGTGGTTCATCCACCCAAGTTGCACATGCATGAAGGAACACCTCTTGGAGTGGAAGATGCCTCTCTGGCCGGGCACAGAACTACGCAAGTGTTAGTTGTGGGTGCATTGCAAATTTGCAATACTTAACAAGACCATGACAATTGTTTTGCATGCAGTTAACAAGTACAGGCACTGCTGGGCTAGGCCTTGTGCTATATATCAATTATCAAAGTCGCCGTCGTCTACACTTGTTAGCTAGGATTCTCAGATGCTGATTGGGCTGATTGGAACGGAGGGCGTACATGTATATAAAAAACCAATAAGTAAAATAAATCAATCcagctttttatttgattttttacTTGTAAAAATCAAAAATAGGGAAGAGAAAAGTCAAGAGGCCTCTAATGATCAACATGCGAGAAAGAAAGACAGATGAGCCAACTTGATATTTTTATATCGTATTGGTCTTCAAGAGAAACAGAAATTGCGTTTTTATTATGGTCTGACATAATGACAATTACTTAGATATGTATATATCGCTGGAAACTAAAAACAATAACAATATGTAGAAAGCATATGAATAATGCTTAATTATTATGTGGCAGCAGGCTGAATAAAGCCTATGTATGGGGATTCCCGGCCTTGCGGTGGGCACATGTAGCTCATCTTCCCTCGCCTGACCAACTGTAGGTCGCCATTGTTACCATCAGGCAGCAAGCTCCTGCTGAGCTCGACCACCAACAAGGATGCGGCATTGTAGGTCATAGTGGGGCCGAAGTCGCTGGGTTCCATGGTGCTCATTGGCCTACAGATACAGATCCTGCCCTTGCCCAGGTAGGCCAGGCTGGGCATATCCCTGGGCTTGGACGACTTGATGCTGCAGCACTCCTCCTCGCAGGGCCTAGGGAACGTGTCCGTCCACACGTGCCGCACCACCGGCAGCAGGGTCCCGTCGTCCTTGACGTCGCAAGCGCATAGAAGCTGCCGAGTCCCCGTGGTGAGGCCGACGACCGCGTCGAGCTCCGGCACGTACAAGGCGCGGCCCTCGAACGGCAGCATCCAGGTCCCCTCCTTGCGCCACGTTCTTCCATGGTTGGTGCCCAAGGAGAAGGTGCCGATAGCCAAGTAGGCCGATACGAAGGTAATCTCTTCCTCACTCAAGGGCCCCACCGGTGGATTCGGCAGCGGGGTAGCATGCATGCCAGCCGCCGGGGAGCGGCCGGAGCGTCTCCAAGGTGTAGATGCCGTCGAAGAGGACTGTGTCCATCCTGACCACGGTGCCGTCGGCCAGGGGGAGCATGGCGGGCTTGTCCCGGTGGCTGCCGCCGAGACGCCGCGAGGCATCATAGCAGCGGCACATGGGCCACCACCGGACGAGCCGGCCCTCCGAGTCGCGGAGGCGCGGGCTCGCCTGCCTCTCCCAGAAGTCGTAGCCGCCGGCCTTGATGACGGTGTCGTGGAAGAAAGTGTCGTTCCAGTCGTACTCGGCGCCCACGATGTTGCCGCCGGAGACGGCAAAGGACAGGCACCATTGGGAAGGGAACCGTGCGACAGGGCGTGGGAAGCAGCAGGCCACCGTCGTCtcttcgtcgtcctcctcgccattgccgtcgaggaggaggaggtcgtaCACGAGATGGCCCTCTTTCGTGTCGTGAAGCACCAGCAGCgggcggtcgccgccggccattgGATCGGAGTCCTATTTTCTCCTCCGTGGCTGCGAAGGAGCAAGCCGGCCCTAGcttttataataataatttATATAGTATATATTAGTTCAAGTCGGTTTCTGTTATTTTGAGGTACGTAGGTGGTGTTTGGGTCCGGGTTGGAATCCAACATGCATGGCATGCATTATGTAAATCCAAGCGCTGCCAAAGAAAGTCTAGCTAGCTGCAGGGCACCAAAGTGTAGTGTTACTGCTACCCACACCTAATAAACATGCAATTGCGGGCTCAAGGTGCACACAAATTAACATCCATCCAGTGCATCTTCCTTTACATACACAGATGATACACTCTGCTGAAAGATGGAATGTTTCCCTCTGGTAACTGCTGCATGCTCGTCAGGGAACGCCTTTACATGTGCAGCTCACGATAAAGGCACCGTCTCTTCTGCCCATGTTCAACCGGGTGCACTGCCTTCTTGCGCTTCATGATGAGCTTCTCTATGTGGTGGCACCGGTTGACCTGAACGGCTACTGGAGAATCCTCGGACAGCTGGACTTCCCGAGCAATTGGTATTCGGTGATCAGCCAAAACAAGTACGTACTTTATTTAATTGTTGCTTGGATCTGTTGACGATCATCATATGGATCGGTATCACTTGTGCTTCAATTCGATCTCCGAGAGTTTGCTAATTAATgtattctttctttctttctttctttcttacgTGCACAGCATCACAAGAGCCTTCCTGAACACCAACACCTACAACCACTGGAGCGGCGTGCCTGAAGTGCGGGCGTACCACGTGGTACGGTACAACCGGAACCCCTCCGCGCACGGGCTTGAGGGGGCGGTGCCTCCCGGACCTGTGGAGGCGTCCACACTACC contains:
- the LOC120705475 gene encoding proliferating cell nuclear antigen-like isoform X1, whose product is MSVAATKFPTFFEMRLDKATFFKDLLEAISDRFSKAYFVFSDKGLDVQAVDSSGFALVALLLPFEAFDYYRCDRAVSGGLSLVDMAKAFRRANNDDILTIKAMGDRFNIVTFTFETPSKSDGVSRDYDFNCVDIDVGPFEIKETPESEYHGVSRVYGYLQQPQQPRGEGHCSFRSCHLGG
- the LOC120705475 gene encoding proliferating cell nuclear antigen-like isoform X2, with translation MSVAATKFPTFFEMRLDKATFFKDLLEAISDRFSKAYFVFSDKGLDVQAVDSSGFALVALLLPFEAFDYYRCDRAVSGGLSLVDMAKAFRRANNDDILTIKAMGDRFNIVTFTFETPNGVSRDYDFNCVDIDVGPFEIKETPESEYHGVSRVYGYLQQPQQPRGEGHCSFRSCHLGG